Proteins encoded by one window of Candidatus Krumholzibacteriia bacterium:
- a CDS encoding chemotaxis protein CheB, whose translation MGGSPRPEREAESPSGAPAHPAGDTVPESDSPPRTRSRVSLPVVGIGASAGGLQALEQLFTNLPADTGGAFVVVQHLSPDFKSLMDELLAKHTSMRIKVVHEDQRLEADHIYLIPPRCDLKLDGDHVRVTRQDREAVPAAPIDVFLSSLAEDRGNEAVAVILSGTGSDGSRGAAQVKESGGVVLVQEPSTAAFNGMPHSAIDATEVDAVLEPGELAVRLARYLHEPERRLLRGEKQPIGEDMAPLDAILDVLRASYGIDFHLYKPNTLLRRIERRMSMHACGTLAEYSKKLLESEQEQKMLYGDLLIRVTEFFRDPESYQALLTEALPDLVAEKQRQDEELRIWVAGCASGEEPISLAILLDEYRRTLDQPFEYRIFATDIDPETVSQAGLGHFPAEIAASMGEERLDAYFEATDHGYQLVPAMRDRIVFAQHDLVRDPPFTRMDLISCRNVLIYFRADLQNRVLGLLDFALNPNGVLFLGPSETIGELSTHFGALSSRWKIFRKSAQAGRKITSEVLRRGMSASSSSTAGMGSRRAAVVPPAERVDYSAVATAIANEYLLVCLVLDGNFHVRYVLGDPAGLLRIPLGMTTYDVFRMLDGDLRLAVGTALHRTEKTGEDSVCRRVQVTGLDELVDVKVKALDTRSNGSGAYALMVQRSRLPEKVVPEDEVTFEVDERARERIDQLEHELSSTKEHLQATVEELETANEELQAANEELLASNEELQSTNEELHSVNEELYTVNAEHQSKIRELTVLNADIENLFQNLDIGIVFLDPELRVRKYTQRATEIIKLIPQDVGRPLEHLNQNVLDVDLVDTTRAVLTRGEIREQRVQTANGSWLFVRVLPYRDGYGETRGALLTLVDITDVIEGERTRNRLEEEFRQFAEHITDVFWLTDATGEHVLYVNPNYELYWGKAPDHELGRDILFDGLHPEDQSKVRAVLESPQWAAFDLEYRVQLDDGSERWLHNRAFPVTDRQGDVARVAGVISDITQRKQDEISLRRLASIVESSKDGLFNLDSQGVIRTWNPGAQDVFGVEAEQVVGQPLTSLYPDESESEFEALFERLRQGESVVDYQSARHTPGKDLRHVELTVSVIRGNGAGGGGFAVVARDVTERLARETELHKLTQSLERQANHDPLTGLLNRRGLEKFLFVELERTRREGQRVGAVLIDCDNFKRINDQLGHSVGDVVLQSIAKRLRAALRPSDFLGRIGGDEFMVLLPNTRLAEALQLAERLRLVVAESPLQLQEQMIGITASLGVTLVPENVISIEEIVSHSQHALSQSKSAGKNRVSLREGDDDAQREEISDATRDVGDLVQALTSESAFRTVVQPIFDLVSERAVAYELLSRGPEGAFESPDDFFRISAENNILTTVDLLCAKRAMDWVSKHANGVRYHVNLFPSTLLETPAERLEQMFEVLGDPSRFCVEISEQQFVGDAHYLLEKVRRLREFGVSVALDDVGFGRSSLESLILLEPDIIKIDQSFVRGAHADPGQQRSLQRLVMLSKNLDTTLVAEGIEEHRDIDVLVDMGVRMGQGFLWGEPRAN comes from the coding sequence CGAGGCGGTGGCGGTGATCCTGTCCGGCACGGGCAGTGACGGCAGCCGGGGCGCCGCCCAGGTCAAGGAGAGCGGGGGCGTGGTGCTCGTCCAGGAGCCCTCCACCGCTGCGTTCAACGGCATGCCGCACAGCGCCATCGACGCCACCGAGGTCGACGCGGTGCTCGAACCCGGCGAACTGGCCGTCCGGCTGGCGCGCTATCTCCACGAGCCCGAGCGGCGGCTCCTGCGTGGGGAGAAGCAACCGATCGGCGAGGACATGGCGCCTCTCGACGCGATCCTCGACGTGCTGCGGGCGAGTTACGGGATCGATTTCCATCTCTACAAGCCGAACACGTTGCTGCGACGCATCGAGCGACGCATGTCGATGCATGCCTGCGGCACTCTCGCCGAGTACTCGAAGAAGCTGCTGGAGTCGGAGCAGGAGCAGAAGATGCTCTACGGAGACCTGTTGATCCGGGTCACCGAGTTCTTCCGCGATCCCGAGAGTTACCAGGCGCTGCTCACCGAAGCACTGCCCGACCTGGTGGCCGAGAAGCAGCGGCAGGACGAGGAGCTCCGGATCTGGGTCGCGGGGTGCGCGTCGGGCGAGGAACCGATCTCGCTGGCGATCCTGCTCGACGAGTACCGACGCACGCTCGACCAGCCCTTCGAGTACCGCATCTTCGCCACCGACATCGATCCCGAAACGGTGAGCCAGGCGGGTCTCGGTCACTTCCCCGCCGAGATCGCGGCGTCGATGGGCGAGGAGAGGCTCGACGCCTACTTCGAAGCGACCGATCACGGTTATCAGCTGGTGCCGGCCATGCGCGACCGGATCGTGTTCGCCCAGCACGACCTGGTCCGCGATCCTCCCTTCACGCGCATGGACCTGATCAGCTGTCGCAACGTGCTGATCTACTTCCGGGCCGATCTGCAGAACCGGGTGCTGGGTCTGCTGGACTTCGCGCTGAATCCCAACGGTGTGCTCTTCCTGGGTCCGAGCGAGACCATCGGTGAGTTGAGCACCCACTTCGGGGCGCTGAGCTCGCGTTGGAAGATCTTCCGCAAGAGCGCCCAGGCGGGGCGGAAGATCACGTCGGAGGTGCTGCGGCGGGGCATGTCGGCCTCGTCTTCGAGCACGGCGGGCATGGGATCACGGCGCGCCGCGGTCGTCCCGCCGGCCGAGCGTGTGGACTATTCGGCCGTCGCCACTGCCATCGCCAACGAGTACCTGCTCGTCTGCCTGGTACTCGACGGCAACTTCCACGTGCGCTACGTACTGGGCGATCCGGCCGGCCTGCTGCGCATCCCACTGGGAATGACCACCTACGACGTCTTCCGCATGCTCGACGGTGACCTGCGTCTGGCCGTCGGCACCGCCCTCCATCGGACGGAGAAGACGGGCGAGGACAGTGTCTGCCGACGCGTCCAGGTGACGGGGCTCGACGAGTTGGTCGACGTCAAGGTGAAGGCGCTCGACACCCGATCGAACGGCTCGGGCGCCTACGCCCTCATGGTGCAGCGGTCGAGGCTGCCCGAAAAGGTCGTGCCCGAGGACGAGGTGACCTTCGAGGTCGACGAGCGGGCTCGGGAGCGGATCGACCAGCTCGAGCACGAGCTGTCCTCGACGAAGGAACACCTGCAGGCCACCGTCGAGGAGCTCGAGACGGCGAACGAGGAGCTGCAGGCGGCCAACGAGGAACTGCTGGCCAGCAACGAGGAGCTGCAGAGCACCAACGAAGAGCTGCACTCGGTGAACGAGGAGCTCTACACGGTGAACGCCGAGCACCAGAGCAAGATCCGCGAACTCACGGTGCTCAACGCGGACATCGAGAACCTCTTCCAGAACCTCGACATCGGAATCGTCTTCCTCGATCCGGAGCTTCGGGTGCGCAAGTACACGCAGCGTGCCACCGAGATCATCAAGTTGATCCCGCAGGACGTGGGGCGGCCGCTCGAGCATCTGAACCAGAACGTGCTCGACGTGGATCTCGTGGACACGACGCGCGCGGTGCTGACGCGTGGAGAGATCCGGGAGCAACGCGTGCAGACCGCGAACGGTTCCTGGCTGTTCGTGCGAGTGCTGCCCTACCGGGACGGGTACGGCGAGACCCGCGGCGCGCTACTGACCCTCGTCGACATCACCGACGTCATCGAGGGCGAACGGACGCGGAACCGACTCGAAGAAGAGTTCCGGCAGTTCGCCGAGCACATCACCGACGTCTTCTGGCTCACCGACGCCACCGGCGAGCACGTCCTGTACGTGAACCCGAACTACGAGCTGTACTGGGGCAAGGCACCCGACCACGAACTCGGCCGCGACATACTCTTCGACGGTCTCCACCCCGAGGACCAGTCGAAGGTGCGCGCAGTCCTGGAATCGCCACAGTGGGCCGCTTTCGACCTCGAGTACCGCGTGCAGCTCGACGACGGGAGCGAGCGCTGGCTGCACAACCGCGCCTTCCCGGTGACCGATCGTCAGGGCGATGTTGCGCGTGTCGCCGGCGTCATCAGCGACATCACCCAGCGCAAGCAGGACGAGATCTCACTGCGACGGCTCGCCTCGATCGTCGAGTCGTCGAAGGACGGCCTGTTCAACCTGGACTCGCAGGGTGTGATCCGCACCTGGAACCCGGGTGCCCAGGATGTCTTCGGGGTGGAAGCCGAACAGGTCGTCGGTCAGCCACTCACCTCCCTGTACCCGGACGAGTCCGAGTCCGAGTTCGAGGCGCTGTTCGAGCGGCTCCGTCAGGGCGAGTCCGTCGTCGACTACCAGTCGGCGCGCCACACTCCGGGCAAGGATCTCCGACACGTGGAGCTGACGGTGTCGGTGATCCGTGGCAACGGAGCGGGAGGCGGCGGTTTCGCCGTGGTCGCCCGCGACGTCACCGAGCGTCTCGCCCGGGAGACCGAGTTGCACAAGCTCACGCAGAGCCTCGAGCGACAGGCGAACCACGATCCGCTGACGGGACTGCTCAACCGCCGCGGCCTCGAGAAGTTCCTGTTCGTCGAACTCGAGCGGACGCGGCGCGAGGGCCAGCGCGTGGGCGCGGTCCTCATCGACTGCGACAACTTCAAGCGGATCAACGACCAACTCGGCCACTCGGTCGGCGACGTCGTCCTGCAGAGCATCGCCAAGCGATTGCGCGCGGCCTTGCGTCCCTCCGACTTCCTGGGACGCATCGGTGGGGACGAGTTCATGGTGCTGTTGCCGAACACGCGCCTGGCCGAGGCCCTGCAACTGGCCGAGCGCCTGCGCCTGGTGGTGGCGGAATCGCCTCTGCAACTGCAGGAGCAGATGATCGGGATCACGGCCAGCCTGGGCGTGACACTGGTACCGGAGAACGTCATCTCGATCGAGGAGATCGTGAGCCACTCCCAGCACGCGCTGTCGCAGAGCAAGAGCGCGGGAAAGAATCGAGTGTCTCTACGCGAGGGGGACGACGATGCCCAACGCGAGGAGATCAGCGACGCCACCCGCGACGTGGGCGACCTCGTCCAGGCGCTCACCTCGGAGTCGGCCTTCCGGACCGTGGTCCAGCCGATCTTCGATCTGGTCAGCGAGCGTGCGGTGGCGTACGAGTTGTTGTCCCGGGGGCCGGAAGGAGCCTTCGAGAGCCCCGACGACTTCTTCCGGATCAGCGCCGAGAACAACATCCTCACCACGGTCGACCTGCTGTGCGCCAAGCGAGCCATGGACTGGGTGTCGAAGCACGCCAACGGAGTGCGCTACCACGTGAACCTCTTCCCGTCGACGCTCCTGGAGACCCCGGCCGAACGTCTGGAGCAGATGTTCGAGGTGCTGGGCGATCCGTCGCGCTTCTGCGTGGAGATCAGCGAGCAGCAGTTCGTGGGCGACGCGCACTACCTGCTCGAGAAGGTACGCCGGCTCCGCGAGTTCGGCGTGAGCGTGGCGCTCGACGACGTGGGATTCGGACGCAGCTCGCTCGAGTCGCTGATCCTGCTCGAGCCCGACATCATCAAGATCGACCAGTCCTTCGTCCGTGGTGCCCACGCCGACCCGGGGCAACAGCGGTCGCTGCAGCGGCTGGTCATGCTGAGCAAGAACCTCGATACCACCCTGGTGGCCGAGGGGATCGAGGAACACCGGGACATCGACGTCCTGGTGGACATGGGCGTGCGCATGGGACAGGGCTTCCTGTGGGGCGAGCCGAGAGCCAACTGA
- a CDS encoding chemotaxis protein CheB — protein sequence MTKPNEHDAGADPAPSKGVRRDEFHVVGIGASAGGNDALCALLAGLPPDSGAAYVVAQHLAPEARSHLAERLARHTSMPVDWLDEPRLLEPDRVYLAPARSRVLFVDGRVEARVDDERATNTHSVDVLFGRLARSYAERTVAVVLSGAGSDGSAGVRAVKSAGGTVVVQDPDEAAFDGMPRSAISTGVVDAVLSPAEIADRLSTYLGRLGAVLQPWSEDGDEHAVDPLETLIEVLRRKSGFDFRLYKEGTIRRRLERRMALTQVGRWQDYHERLMESAAERDALCRDLLINVTSFFRDRDAFAALEERALRDIVEQADEGGEIRVWVPACSTGEEAFSIAILLQKVVDESQRDLRFRIFATDLDTRAIEMASSGLFDASIEQRMRPEVLRRCFDDRGGGYEIKRPLREKVVFAAHDVAQDPPFTRMDLVSCRNLLIYLRPELQAHVLSLLYFALRQKGYLFLGSSETPVSIDEHLEVVDTEMRLYRRIGPDGRPPRLRSLDRILDHDDRHPPPARRISAKAVAQHAAIAQSLVERDSLFALVVDGRLHLQHVYGDPGQALRVPSGTVTNEISALTRGDFRSAVLASVPRAQRTAREVVSRSVALDHGGAVEHVDVRVVPVIEGEETIDSFIVLVSRIDLGAVGDRELQHRVHDLEVELHGARDDLRHTVQDLERSNETLRSTNEELMVTNEELQSANEELHSTNDQLFRTNLDHEGRISELSEVTRDLENLFVGSEVGIVFLDEHLCVRKFTPVAAAVIHLLDQDVGRPLHHLAHGLRDVRLEKVAETALHSGQDSSQRVCTEQGEWYLLRALPYRIEDGSTAGVLLTLTDVTELQRVTDAMRASVDRFHGFLDALPDRFLWLNPDGTWLRLRDVASWRDEPPRVLGHDELAAFLSGPARSAVEEAARRSVESQELQTVSFDQYRGDTLQSYEARLLAVGDQGTLCVLRDVSELRRSERELVHLTRHLEQQANCDHLTQLPNRRGLEKILFAELERCRRLGVWLSAILVDCDDFKRVNDTLGHATGDVVLKEIGKRLRRVLRPSDTLGRVGGDEFLVLLPDTRVAEAMQLAERLRLAIHESPLTSGRDVIAVTGSLGVAGVPHDVVSIEEVISHAQHALQYSKNIGKNRVSTRGDEGDQALEDPREELMSVLETGRGFRTFVQPIFDLRNGETTGYELLTRGPGGALESPDDIFQLSSENNILTSVDLHCVKRNVQWAREYLDRGRFHLNLFPTTILDTPAARLLAVFGEPDLLQHFCVEISEQQFIGDPNYLRPHVEELRREGARIALDDVGFGRSSLESLLLLEPDTVKLDKSVVNGAATDTAQRRTLQRLVKVIRGIDADIVAEGIETEADRDLLLDLGVPFGQGYLLGRPRDSILAN from the coding sequence GTGACGAAGCCGAACGAGCACGATGCAGGCGCCGATCCGGCCCCGAGCAAGGGCGTGCGGCGCGACGAATTCCACGTCGTCGGGATCGGTGCGTCCGCCGGCGGCAACGACGCTCTCTGTGCCCTGCTCGCCGGGCTCCCGCCGGACAGCGGGGCGGCCTACGTCGTGGCGCAGCACCTCGCGCCGGAAGCGCGCAGTCACCTGGCCGAACGCCTGGCCCGCCACACGTCCATGCCCGTGGACTGGCTCGACGAGCCGCGATTGCTCGAACCCGATCGCGTCTACCTGGCTCCGGCGCGCAGTCGGGTCCTCTTCGTCGACGGTCGGGTCGAGGCCCGGGTCGACGACGAGCGGGCGACGAACACCCATTCCGTCGACGTCCTCTTCGGCCGTCTGGCGCGCAGCTACGCCGAACGAACCGTGGCCGTGGTCCTCTCGGGGGCCGGCTCCGACGGCAGCGCCGGCGTGCGGGCGGTGAAGAGCGCCGGTGGGACGGTCGTCGTCCAGGATCCCGATGAAGCTGCGTTCGACGGCATGCCGCGCAGTGCGATCTCCACCGGCGTCGTCGACGCGGTCCTGAGTCCTGCGGAGATTGCCGACCGACTCAGCACCTACCTCGGCCGGTTGGGGGCGGTTCTCCAACCGTGGTCCGAAGACGGCGACGAGCACGCCGTCGATCCCCTCGAGACCCTGATCGAGGTGCTGAGGCGCAAGAGCGGCTTCGACTTCCGACTCTACAAGGAAGGAACCATCCGGCGGCGTCTGGAGCGCCGGATGGCCCTGACCCAGGTCGGACGCTGGCAGGACTACCACGAGCGGCTGATGGAATCGGCGGCCGAGCGCGACGCCCTGTGCCGCGACCTCTTGATCAACGTCACTTCGTTCTTCCGCGATCGCGATGCCTTCGCGGCGCTCGAGGAGCGCGCACTGCGCGACATCGTGGAGCAGGCCGACGAAGGTGGAGAGATCCGGGTCTGGGTGCCCGCCTGCTCCACCGGTGAGGAAGCCTTCTCGATCGCGATTCTCCTGCAGAAGGTGGTCGACGAGTCGCAGCGCGACCTGCGCTTCCGGATCTTCGCCACCGATCTCGACACCCGGGCGATCGAGATGGCGTCTTCCGGACTCTTCGACGCCTCCATCGAGCAGCGCATGCGGCCCGAGGTGCTCCGTCGGTGCTTCGACGATCGCGGTGGCGGCTACGAAATCAAACGGCCGCTGCGCGAGAAGGTCGTGTTCGCCGCCCACGACGTCGCCCAGGACCCACCGTTCACGCGCATGGACCTGGTCAGCTGCCGCAACCTCCTGATCTACCTGCGCCCGGAGCTCCAGGCGCACGTGCTGTCGTTGCTGTACTTCGCGCTCAGGCAGAAGGGTTATCTGTTCCTCGGGAGCAGTGAGACCCCGGTGTCGATCGACGAACACCTCGAAGTGGTGGACACCGAGATGCGTCTGTACCGCCGGATCGGCCCCGACGGAAGGCCGCCCCGGCTGCGTTCGCTCGACCGGATCCTCGACCACGACGACCGTCACCCACCACCTGCCCGCCGGATCTCGGCCAAGGCCGTCGCGCAACACGCGGCGATCGCCCAGTCGCTCGTGGAACGCGATTCCCTGTTCGCTCTCGTGGTCGACGGCCGACTGCATCTACAGCACGTCTACGGCGACCCGGGTCAGGCCCTGCGCGTTCCGAGCGGCACGGTGACCAACGAGATCTCGGCTCTGACGCGCGGGGACTTCCGGTCGGCGGTCCTGGCCTCGGTGCCGCGAGCCCAGCGCACCGCGCGGGAGGTCGTCAGCCGCTCGGTGGCGCTCGATCACGGCGGTGCGGTGGAGCACGTGGACGTGCGCGTGGTGCCGGTGATCGAAGGGGAAGAGACGATCGATTCCTTCATCGTCCTCGTGAGCCGGATCGACCTCGGTGCAGTCGGTGACCGCGAGCTCCAGCACCGGGTCCACGACCTGGAGGTCGAACTCCACGGGGCGCGCGACGACCTGCGGCACACGGTGCAGGACCTGGAGCGCTCGAACGAGACCCTGCGCTCGACCAACGAAGAACTGATGGTCACCAACGAGGAGCTGCAGAGCGCGAACGAGGAGCTGCACTCGACCAATGATCAGCTCTTCCGCACCAACCTCGACCACGAGGGGCGCATCTCGGAGCTGAGCGAGGTCACGCGAGACCTGGAGAACCTGTTCGTGGGTTCGGAGGTCGGAATCGTCTTCCTCGACGAGCACCTCTGCGTGCGCAAGTTCACGCCCGTGGCGGCCGCGGTGATCCACCTGCTCGACCAGGACGTCGGACGTCCGCTGCACCACCTGGCCCACGGGCTCCGTGACGTCAGGTTGGAGAAGGTGGCGGAGACGGCCCTGCACAGTGGACAGGATTCGTCGCAACGCGTGTGCACCGAGCAGGGGGAATGGTACCTGTTGCGCGCGCTTCCCTACCGCATCGAGGACGGATCGACGGCCGGAGTGCTGCTCACGTTGACCGACGTCACCGAGCTCCAGCGCGTGACCGATGCCATGCGCGCCTCGGTCGACCGTTTCCACGGATTCCTCGATGCCCTGCCCGACCGATTCCTGTGGCTGAACCCCGACGGGACCTGGCTGCGTCTGCGTGACGTCGCTTCTTGGCGCGACGAACCGCCGCGCGTGCTCGGGCACGACGAGCTGGCCGCCTTCCTGTCGGGTCCGGCCCGTAGCGCGGTCGAGGAGGCCGCGCGGCGCTCGGTCGAGAGCCAGGAACTGCAGACGGTGAGTTTCGACCAGTACCGCGGCGACACGCTCCAGTCCTACGAGGCCCGTCTGCTCGCGGTGGGCGATCAGGGTACGCTGTGCGTCCTGCGCGACGTCTCGGAGCTGCGCCGCAGCGAGCGCGAACTCGTCCACCTGACCCGCCACCTCGAACAGCAGGCGAACTGCGACCACCTCACACAGCTACCCAACCGTCGTGGTCTGGAGAAGATCCTCTTCGCCGAGCTGGAGCGCTGCCGACGCCTCGGTGTGTGGTTGTCGGCGATCCTCGTCGACTGCGACGACTTCAAGCGCGTGAACGACACCCTGGGCCACGCCACCGGCGACGTCGTGTTGAAGGAGATCGGCAAGCGACTGCGCCGCGTGTTGCGGCCCAGCGACACGCTCGGTCGCGTCGGGGGCGACGAGTTCCTCGTGCTGCTGCCCGACACCCGCGTCGCCGAGGCCATGCAGCTGGCCGAGCGTCTGCGCCTGGCGATCCACGAGTCACCGCTGACCTCGGGACGAGACGTCATCGCGGTCACGGGGAGCCTGGGCGTGGCCGGGGTCCCGCACGACGTGGTCAGCATCGAAGAGGTGATCAGCCACGCGCAGCACGCGCTGCAGTACAGCAAGAACATCGGCAAGAACCGCGTCTCGACACGGGGCGACGAAGGCGACCAGGCCCTCGAGGACCCTCGCGAGGAGCTCATGTCGGTGCTCGAGACGGGTCGGGGCTTCCGCACCTTCGTCCAGCCGATCTTCGACCTGCGCAACGGCGAGACCACCGGCTACGAGTTGCTGACGCGCGGCCCGGGGGGAGCGCTCGAGAGTCCCGACGACATCTTCCAGCTCTCGTCGGAGAACAACATCCTCACCTCGGTCGACCTGCACTGCGTGAAGCGCAACGTGCAGTGGGCGCGCGAATACCTCGACCGCGGACGCTTCCACCTGAACCTCTTCCCGACCACGATCCTCGACACGCCGGCTGCGCGGCTGCTGGCGGTGTTCGGCGAGCCCGACCTGCTGCAGCACTTCTGCGTCGAGATCAGCGAGCAGCAGTTCATCGGCGACCCGAACTACCTGCGTCCGCACGTCGAGGAGTTGCGGCGCGAGGGCGCGCGGATCGCGCTCGACGACGTGGGCTTCGGGCGCAGCTCGCTCGAGTCGCTGCTGCTGCTCGAACCCGACACGGTGAAACTCGACAAGAGCGTGGTGAACGGCGCGGCCACCGACACGGCCCAGCGACGCACACTGCAGCGGCTGGTGAAGGTGATCCGGGGCATCGACGCCGACATCGTGGCCGAGGGGATCGAGACCGAGGCGGACCGCGACCTGCTGCTCGACCTGGGCGTGCCCTTCGGGCAGGGCTACCTGCTGGGCCGCCCACGCGACTCGATCCTGGCGAACTGA
- a CDS encoding UbiA-like polyprenyltransferase encodes MRPLLLILRMIKWEHTIFALPFALVSLLVASDGVPAWSTLGWILVAMIGARSTAMAFNRLVDARIDAANPRTATREIPSGALSRTAVLVFTLATAGLFVFAAFMLNPLCFALSPVALLIVWFYSLTKRFTALSHLFLGLALGVAPIGAWLAVQGEFAAFPLILAFAVLCWVAGFDVLYACQDVDFDRKAGLRSIPAAIGQRAARWAARGLHVLAVGAWAWAFLSVGLGAVALAGVVVTAVLLGYEHWLVRGDDLSRIDRAFFEVNSWIGMVLLGSTLLELYLV; translated from the coding sequence ATGCGTCCGCTGCTGCTGATCCTTCGTATGATCAAGTGGGAGCACACCATCTTCGCGCTCCCCTTCGCCCTGGTGTCGCTGCTGGTGGCCAGCGACGGCGTGCCGGCCTGGAGCACGCTGGGCTGGATCCTCGTGGCGATGATCGGCGCCCGCTCGACGGCCATGGCCTTCAACCGGCTCGTCGACGCGCGGATCGACGCCGCGAACCCGCGAACGGCCACCCGCGAGATCCCGAGCGGTGCGCTGAGTCGCACCGCGGTGCTCGTGTTCACCCTGGCCACGGCGGGGCTGTTCGTGTTCGCCGCCTTCATGCTCAATCCGCTGTGCTTCGCGCTGTCGCCGGTGGCCCTGCTGATCGTGTGGTTCTACTCGCTGACCAAGCGCTTCACGGCGCTCAGCCACCTGTTCCTGGGTCTGGCGCTGGGCGTGGCGCCGATCGGGGCGTGGCTGGCCGTGCAGGGCGAGTTCGCGGCCTTCCCTCTGATCCTGGCCTTCGCGGTGCTGTGCTGGGTCGCTGGTTTCGACGTTCTGTACGCCTGTCAGGACGTCGATTTCGACCGGAAGGCCGGACTGCGTTCGATTCCCGCCGCGATCGGGCAACGGGCCGCCCGTTGGGCCGCACGCGGATTGCACGTGCTGGCGGTGGGGGCGTGGGCGTGGGCCTTCCTGTCGGTCGGCCTGGGGGCGGTGGCCCTCGCCGGCGTCGTGGTGACCGCGGTGTTGCTCGGCTACGAGCACTGGCTGGTCCGCGGCGACGATCTGAGCCGGATCGACCGGGCCTTCTTCGAGGTCAACAGCTGGATCGGGATGGTCCTGCTCGGGTCGACCCTGCTGGAGCTCTACCTGGTCTGA
- a CDS encoding menaquinone biosynthesis protein — protein MKSRGLRVGAVGFLNTVPLIEGLDDEHGIEVSRDLPSRLARSLAAGDIDVGLIPAAEYLRGVGSSMVPGLCIGAHGTVRTVKVFSRVPLREAERVSVDRGSRTSVALLRILLAELHGITPELEEFEPRHESLFDRAPTALVIGDRADEIDGTDLHVHDLGQVWNDLTGLPFVFAAWVFSDELGRPERADDRRRLVTALRRAAERGRGDLDRLAHREATTSGWDVGRITSYWREFVQFDLGAAELAGLRRFAELGARHGVIEHPREVAVAEA, from the coding sequence GTGAAGTCCCGGGGCCTCCGCGTGGGTGCCGTGGGGTTCCTGAACACGGTTCCGTTGATCGAGGGCCTCGACGACGAGCACGGGATCGAGGTGAGCCGCGACCTGCCGTCGCGCCTCGCGCGCTCGCTCGCAGCCGGGGACATCGACGTCGGCCTCATTCCCGCCGCCGAGTACCTGCGTGGTGTCGGCAGCTCCATGGTTCCCGGGCTTTGCATCGGTGCCCACGGCACCGTTCGCACCGTGAAGGTCTTCAGCCGCGTGCCCCTGCGCGAGGCCGAGCGCGTGAGTGTCGACCGCGGATCGCGCACCAGCGTGGCCCTGCTGCGGATCCTGCTCGCCGAGCTGCACGGGATCACGCCGGAGCTCGAGGAGTTCGAGCCCCGTCACGAGTCGCTCTTCGACCGCGCGCCCACCGCCCTGGTGATCGGCGACCGGGCCGACGAGATCGACGGGACCGACTTGCACGTCCACGACCTGGGACAGGTGTGGAACGATCTCACGGGGCTGCCCTTCGTGTTCGCCGCCTGGGTGTTCAGCGACGAGCTCGGACGCCCGGAACGGGCCGACGACCGCCGACGGCTGGTCACCGCCCTACGCCGGGCCGCCGAGCGCGGGCGCGGCGACCTCGACCGCCTGGCCCATCGCGAGGCGACGACCAGCGGCTGGGACGTGGGCCGGATCACCAGCTACTGGCGCGAGTTCGTCCAGTTCGACCTGGGCGCCGCCGAACTGGCCGGCCTGCGGCGGTTCGCCGAGCTGGGCGCCCGCCACGGCGTGATCGAACACCCCCGCGAGGTGGCCGTCGCGGAGGCCTGA
- a CDS encoding MerR family transcriptional regulator produces MERRYKIQDLVQVSGIPRRTIRYYVQRGLLPAPHGSGRGHYYTQDHLQRLQRIREMQRAGRSLEEIGVLLDEPAVEASDEAPVLRSAPEPGDRAPDPVDLDLVTRVRLAEGVELSFAPPARVPSPARLRALVAAARRILETEGDGSP; encoded by the coding sequence GTGGAACGACGCTACAAGATCCAGGATCTGGTCCAGGTCTCCGGCATTCCCCGCCGCACGATCCGCTACTACGTGCAGCGGGGCCTGCTGCCGGCCCCGCACGGATCCGGCCGCGGCCACTACTACACGCAGGACCACCTGCAGCGGCTGCAGCGGATCCGCGAGATGCAGCGGGCCGGGCGTTCGCTCGAGGAGATCGGCGTGCTGCTCGACGAGCCGGCCGTCGAGGCGAGCGACGAAGCGCCCGTGCTGCGCAGCGCTCCGGAGCCCGGAGACCGCGCTCCCGACCCGGTCGATCTGGATCTGGTGACCCGCGTCCGCCTGGCCGAGGGTGTGGAGTTGAGCTTCGCGCCGCCGGCCCGCGTGCCCTCGCCGGCCCGCCTGCGCGCCCTGGTGGCCGCCGCGCGCCGGATCCTCGAGACCGAAGGAGACGGGAGCCCATGA